A DNA window from Leptolyngbya sp. KIOST-1 contains the following coding sequences:
- a CDS encoding succinylglutamate desuccinylase/aspartoacylase family protein, producing the protein MTTLINPGAIPDTAKTVYTGDILQGVPVISHLGVGDLAPGHCHRFFFQGVEMGTGQHWHVPVLVAAGTRPGPCVGLVAGIHGDEVSGIDAVQRVMAQLEPGAMAGSVVAVLGVSRPAVEYTRSHWLTAQGGGSQVDMNRVWPGDEAGMNTAIRHAGLLWNRLLTPNVEMVIDYHTVTTGSDFTLFLFADLRQPTVRQMAELFPAEQMQNDPGLAGTLETALVEAGIPALTVEIGGPRRFNPAKIAGAVEGSLNLLKHYGLVDGPLGRTAAEVGTVVGDALETIRATTGGFLEMLVDLRDRVVPDQPIARQRNAFGDVVAEYRAGVTGEVAVVARDAVCEPGSRVAQILYSQGTAE; encoded by the coding sequence ATGACGACGCTGATCAACCCAGGGGCCATTCCCGATACGGCCAAGACTGTTTATACCGGCGATATTCTCCAGGGGGTGCCGGTGATCAGTCACCTGGGGGTGGGCGACCTGGCTCCTGGCCATTGCCACCGCTTCTTTTTTCAGGGGGTAGAGATGGGCACGGGCCAGCACTGGCACGTGCCGGTGCTGGTGGCGGCGGGCACCCGCCCCGGCCCCTGCGTGGGGCTGGTGGCGGGCATCCATGGCGACGAGGTGAGCGGCATCGATGCGGTGCAGCGGGTGATGGCCCAGCTCGAACCAGGGGCGATGGCGGGCAGCGTGGTGGCGGTGCTAGGGGTGTCGCGCCCGGCGGTGGAGTATACGCGATCGCACTGGCTGACCGCCCAGGGCGGCGGCTCCCAGGTGGACATGAACCGGGTATGGCCGGGGGATGAAGCCGGCATGAATACCGCTATTCGCCACGCCGGGCTGCTGTGGAACCGCCTGCTGACGCCCAATGTAGAGATGGTGATCGACTACCACACCGTCACCACCGGCAGCGACTTTACTCTGTTTTTGTTTGCCGACCTGCGCCAGCCCACGGTGCGCCAGATGGCCGAGCTGTTTCCGGCGGAGCAGATGCAGAACGACCCCGGCCTGGCTGGCACCCTCGAAACGGCCCTGGTGGAGGCGGGCATTCCGGCCCTGACGGTGGAAATTGGCGGCCCCCGACGGTTTAACCCAGCCAAAATCGCCGGAGCGGTGGAGGGCAGCCTCAACCTGCTCAAACACTACGGCCTGGTCGATGGCCCCCTGGGGCGCACCGCCGCCGAGGTGGGTACGGTGGTGGGCGACGCCCTGGAGACCATTCGCGCCACCACGGGCGGGTTTCTGGAGATGCTGGTGGACCTGCGCGATCGCGTGGTTCCTGACCAACCCATTGCCCGGCAGCGCAACGCCTTTGGCGATGTGGTGGCCGAGTACCGGGCTGGCGTCACGGGCGAGGTGGCCGTGGTGGCCCGTGACGCCGTCTGCGAACCCGGCTCGCGGGTGGCGCAGATTCTCTACAGCCAGGGGACAGCGGAATAG
- a CDS encoding HdeD family acid-resistance protein has product MTTNILSSEEIKKATGWVIFLSIGLIVLGILAIVSPMVASAFFTAMMGWIALISGILMVIQSFRSHPVRGFWLNLIVGLLYAISGLYILFNLAAALLALTLAFGILFIVEGVYTIIMGFVQKVGRSMSWLVVLNGVVTLILGIMVLNRWPVSALWLIGLYVGISLLLTGVSLLAAALAARKLSDDMPVTDTSVTDV; this is encoded by the coding sequence ATGACAACCAATATTTTGTCCAGCGAAGAGATCAAAAAAGCCACCGGCTGGGTCATTTTTCTCAGCATTGGCCTGATTGTGCTCGGCATTTTGGCGATCGTTTCGCCCATGGTGGCCTCGGCCTTCTTCACCGCCATGATGGGCTGGATCGCCCTGATCAGCGGCATTTTGATGGTGATTCAGTCCTTTCGATCGCACCCCGTGCGCGGCTTTTGGCTAAACCTGATCGTGGGCCTGCTCTACGCCATCTCCGGCCTGTACATTCTGTTCAATCTGGCGGCGGCCCTGCTCGCCCTCACCCTGGCCTTTGGCATTTTATTTATCGTCGAAGGGGTCTACACCATCATCATGGGATTTGTCCAAAAGGTAGGCCGCAGCATGTCGTGGCTGGTGGTGCTCAACGGGGTAGTTACCCTCATCCTTGGCATTATGGTGCTCAACCGCTGGCCGGTCAGCGCCCTCTGGCTGATTGGGCTGTACGTGGGCATCAGCCTGTTGCTGACTGGCGTTAGCTTGCTGGCGGCAGCCCTGGCCGCCCGCAAGCTCAGTGACGACATGCCCGTGACCGACACCTCAGTAACCGATGTCTAG
- a CDS encoding ABC transporter permease, which yields MVLSRVGVIARTVFLEVIRDRILYLVALFALVMVIARVLLPDISAGAENKILLDLGLAAIHLLSVIVAVFVGTGLINKEIEKRTVLVLIAKPVSRAEFIVGKHLGLTAVLAVLIAALGLIFVLLLGASGVPFDLGSIGLALLFMVLEAALLVAVAIAFGVFTSSLLATLLTFAVYLMGHLSQDMVAFGELSDNPAVQRLTNTLYLVLPDLERLNLRNAAAYGLDLLPTAPDLGSHALYGLLYTALLLAVAVLIFSRRQF from the coding sequence ATGGTGCTTTCTCGGGTGGGGGTGATTGCCCGCACGGTGTTTTTGGAGGTGATTCGCGATCGCATTCTGTACCTGGTCGCGCTATTCGCCCTGGTGATGGTGATTGCGCGGGTGCTGCTGCCCGATATTTCTGCCGGAGCCGAAAACAAGATCCTGCTGGACCTGGGGCTGGCCGCCATCCACCTGCTGAGCGTGATCGTGGCCGTGTTTGTCGGTACCGGCCTGATCAACAAAGAGATCGAAAAACGCACGGTGCTGGTGCTGATTGCCAAGCCCGTCAGCCGGGCCGAATTTATTGTCGGCAAGCACCTGGGGCTGACGGCGGTGCTGGCCGTGCTGATTGCCGCCCTGGGGCTGATTTTTGTGCTGCTGCTGGGGGCCAGTGGCGTGCCCTTTGACCTGGGCAGCATCGGGCTGGCCCTGCTGTTTATGGTTCTGGAGGCGGCCCTGCTGGTGGCGGTGGCGATCGCCTTTGGGGTGTTTACCAGCTCGCTGCTGGCCACCCTGCTCACCTTTGCGGTCTACCTGATGGGCCACCTCAGCCAGGATATGGTGGCCTTTGGGGAACTGAGCGACAACCCGGCGGTGCAGCGCCTCACCAATACCCTCTACCTGGTACTGCCCGACCTGGAGCGCCTCAACCTACGCAATGCCGCCGCCTACGGCCTGGATCTGCTGCCCACTGCCCCCGACCTGGGCAGCCACGCCCTCTACGGCCTGCTGTACACCGCGCTGCTGCTGGCGGTCGCGGTGCTGATTTTTTCGCGCCGTCAGTTTTAG
- a CDS encoding DUF5357 family protein, which translates to MVIGLLTFVRQTIKELIDLLTPPRYFSWQTVIYLSLFSWLTSLLARLVAATAFTVGLLATISWICLAIGVGWALEANRARFFGIPIAPWVSGAILCLFLFGSWGGRWLQLALVLWPLVSFAVIAVPQLVSWDLSLKKPPPVVRQQLVLLFCLSLLFSSWFQFYFRIQSWVRDYPSLVADSVENSAFVYRLPGQTIALPAGVNHLTIAEETLREQVDNKPWPSVERWLLNLEGQRQLMRQRVSNSIGNSTALEDSLWQLDFQPLSNGNGYTLKLWAIWLGPAASPSGYYLEKTCQLMPVNRGGLLPENASPGYSTTPWASLTCDLQTPRQAGHPRGIGARG; encoded by the coding sequence ATGGTAATTGGACTGCTGACCTTTGTGCGTCAGACGATTAAGGAACTGATCGATCTGCTGACGCCGCCGCGCTACTTCTCCTGGCAGACCGTCATCTACCTCAGCCTGTTCTCGTGGCTGACGTCGCTGCTGGCGCGCCTGGTGGCCGCCACCGCCTTTACCGTGGGTCTGCTGGCCACGATCAGCTGGATCTGCCTGGCGATCGGGGTGGGCTGGGCGCTGGAGGCCAACAGGGCTCGGTTCTTTGGCATTCCCATTGCCCCCTGGGTATCGGGGGCGATTCTGTGTCTGTTTCTGTTTGGCTCATGGGGGGGGCGCTGGCTCCAGCTTGCTCTGGTCCTCTGGCCCCTGGTGTCCTTTGCGGTGATTGCGGTGCCGCAGCTGGTGAGCTGGGACCTGTCGCTCAAAAAACCGCCCCCCGTCGTGCGGCAGCAGCTGGTTCTGCTGTTCTGCCTCAGCCTGCTGTTTAGCAGCTGGTTTCAGTTTTACTTCCGCATCCAGAGCTGGGTGCGCGACTACCCCAGCCTGGTGGCCGACAGCGTGGAAAACAGCGCCTTTGTCTACCGTCTGCCGGGCCAGACCATCGCCCTGCCGGCCGGGGTCAACCATTTAACTATCGCTGAAGAGACCCTGCGCGAACAGGTCGACAACAAGCCCTGGCCTTCGGTAGAGCGCTGGCTGCTCAACCTTGAGGGGCAGCGGCAGCTGATGCGGCAGCGGGTCAGCAACTCCATAGGCAATAGCACCGCCCTCGAAGATTCGCTCTGGCAGCTCGATTTTCAGCCCCTGTCGAACGGCAACGGCTACACCCTCAAGCTGTGGGCGATCTGGCTGGGACCGGCCGCCAGCCCCAGCGGCTACTACCTCGAAAAGACCTGCCAGCTCATGCCGGTCAACCGGGGCGGCCTGCTGCCGGAAAATGCGTCCCCCGGCTACAGCACTACCCCGTGGGCTAGCCTCACCTGCGATCTGCAAACACCGCGACAGGCTGGGCACCCTAGGGGCATAGGAGCCAGAGGTTAG
- the fraC gene encoding filament integrity protein FraC → MPLNDLLSELGIVPLRAIAFQSLLLMVAIVLEAMVLRQQLRLGYRPSMQYAATLNLLATSLGWVAFLAIEAVLPLALRSQVISYVLFNRFYSNSWRESLPVVVVMVAIAAFFITYWIKLQGLVWLLQLLGQAPVETTPEAIEDNRRQRYERARRAQVEDQLGNSPQALAVLQANAASFTAILVLLLLVNRTGVVGW, encoded by the coding sequence ATGCCCCTCAACGATCTACTGTCCGAACTTGGCATCGTGCCGCTGCGGGCGATCGCCTTTCAGAGCCTGCTGCTGATGGTGGCGATCGTGCTCGAAGCTATGGTACTGCGCCAGCAGCTGCGGTTGGGCTACCGTCCCAGTATGCAGTACGCCGCCACCCTCAACCTGCTGGCCACCAGCCTGGGCTGGGTGGCGTTTTTGGCGATCGAGGCGGTGCTGCCCCTGGCCCTGCGCAGCCAGGTGATCAGCTACGTACTGTTTAACCGCTTTTACAGCAACAGCTGGCGCGAATCGCTGCCGGTGGTGGTGGTGATGGTGGCGATCGCCGCGTTTTTTATCACCTACTGGATCAAGCTCCAGGGTCTGGTGTGGCTGCTGCAGCTGCTGGGCCAGGCCCCGGTGGAGACCACTCCAGAGGCGATCGAAGACAACCGTCGCCAGCGCTACGAGCGGGCGCGGCGGGCTCAGGTGGAAGATCAGCTGGGCAACTCGCCTCAGGCTCTGGCAGTATTGCAGGCTAACGCCGCCAGCTTCACCGCCATTCTGGTGCTGTTGCTGCTGGTCAATCGGACTGGGGTGGTGGGATGGTAA
- a CDS encoding cob(I)yrinic acid a,c-diamide adenosyltransferase, giving the protein MVRTGIGIRTAQQGNERLTGQIHVYDGEGKGKSQVALGVVLRSIGLGIQNFLESRVLLLRFLKGPGRTYDEDAAIEALQRGFPHLIDQVRTGRAEFFGPDDITKFDKQEAQRGWDVAKGAIASGLYSVVVLDEINPVLDLGLLDIDEVARTLRHKPDHLEIIATGRGAPQPLLDVANLHSEMKPQPKPEGIEGIEGIEIYTGSGKGKSTSALGKALQAIGRGISQDLSHRVLIIQWLKGGNGYTEDAAIAALRKIYPNLVDHQRCGRDAIVWRGQQQEIDYVEAERGWEIARTAIASGLYKTIILDELNPTVDLELLPEEPIVQALLRKPRGTEVIITGRCKNPPAYFGLASTHSEVFNHKHYAEKGIDLKRGVDF; this is encoded by the coding sequence ATGGTTAGAACCGGCATTGGCATACGCACCGCTCAGCAGGGCAACGAGCGGCTGACGGGGCAAATTCACGTCTACGACGGCGAGGGCAAGGGCAAATCCCAGGTGGCGCTGGGGGTGGTGCTGCGATCGATTGGCCTGGGCATTCAGAATTTCTTGGAGAGTCGGGTGCTGCTGCTGCGGTTTCTCAAGGGGCCGGGCCGCACCTACGACGAAGATGCCGCGATTGAGGCCCTGCAGCGGGGCTTTCCCCACCTGATCGACCAGGTGCGCACCGGGCGGGCCGAGTTTTTTGGGCCCGACGACATCACCAAGTTCGACAAGCAGGAGGCCCAGCGGGGCTGGGATGTGGCTAAGGGCGCGATCGCCTCGGGCCTGTATTCGGTGGTGGTGCTGGACGAAATCAACCCGGTGCTCGACCTGGGCCTGCTCGATATTGATGAAGTGGCCCGCACCCTGCGCCACAAGCCCGACCACCTGGAGATTATCGCCACCGGACGCGGTGCCCCCCAGCCCCTGCTGGATGTGGCCAACCTGCACTCCGAGATGAAACCCCAGCCCAAACCCGAAGGCATCGAGGGCATCGAGGGCATCGAGATCTACACCGGCTCGGGCAAGGGCAAATCGACCAGTGCCCTGGGCAAGGCGCTCCAGGCGATCGGTCGTGGCATCAGCCAAGACCTCTCCCACCGGGTGCTGATCATCCAGTGGCTCAAAGGGGGCAATGGCTACACCGAAGACGCGGCGATCGCGGCCCTGCGCAAGATCTACCCCAACCTGGTTGACCACCAGCGCTGCGGCCGGGACGCGATCGTCTGGCGGGGCCAGCAGCAGGAGATCGACTACGTCGAGGCCGAGCGGGGCTGGGAAATTGCTAGAACCGCGATCGCCTCCGGCCTCTACAAAACCATCATTCTTGACGAACTCAACCCTACCGTAGACCTGGAGCTTCTGCCCGAAGAACCGATTGTTCAGGCGCTGCTGCGTAAACCCCGCGGCACCGAGGTGATTATTACCGGGCGCTGCAAAAATCCCCCCGCCTACTTTGGACTGGCCAGCACTCACTCCGAAGTGTTTAACCATAAGCACTACGCCGAAAAAGGCATCGACCTCAAGCGCGGCGTTGACTTTTGA
- a CDS encoding PRC-barrel domain-containing protein: protein MPLHRLEDYYPDYRETLADGQMDRIGSYSVYAQGEDKVGSAKDLLVDDSGRFRYLVVDTGPWIFGKTVLLPIGLARFDYDQNRVYVDDLTKSQVEHLPKYDDDMVVDEHHEAQVRKVYQPIAQGRSNRQFLGQNYGSKDRPDETAGDLRRMPPLGNTGSTSADEGDLRRIGPLAGSDRLTVSSTMEDRQTAIHHHDLPRHSPSLYDQEMGYYGLSDEDNHGLLRSYEERLIARRYQQD from the coding sequence ATGCCTTTACATCGACTTGAAGATTACTATCCTGACTATCGCGAAACCCTGGCGGATGGGCAAATGGATAGAATTGGCTCCTACTCAGTCTACGCGCAGGGTGAAGATAAGGTGGGCTCTGCTAAAGACTTGCTGGTCGATGACTCCGGTCGTTTTCGCTACTTAGTTGTGGATACCGGACCCTGGATCTTTGGTAAGACTGTGCTGCTGCCCATTGGTTTGGCCCGCTTTGACTATGATCAAAATCGTGTCTATGTGGATGATTTGACCAAATCACAGGTTGAACATCTGCCCAAATATGATGACGATATGGTGGTGGACGAGCACCACGAAGCACAAGTCAGGAAAGTCTACCAACCCATTGCTCAGGGTCGCTCCAACCGTCAATTTTTAGGCCAAAATTACGGCTCTAAAGATCGACCTGACGAAACGGCGGGCGACCTGCGCCGCATGCCGCCCCTCGGTAATACTGGGTCAACGAGCGCCGATGAGGGCGATCTGCGACGAATAGGGCCTCTGGCAGGGAGCGATCGCCTCACCGTAAGTTCCACCATGGAAGATCGCCAGACAGCTATTCACCACCACGACTTGCCCCGGCACAGCCCCAGCCTCTACGACCAGGAGATGGGCTACTACGGCCTCAGCGATGAAGATAACCACGGCCTGTTGCGATCCTACGAGGAGCGGCTGATCGCGCGTCGTTACCAGCAAGATTAG
- a CDS encoding FAD-dependent oxidoreductase, with the protein MQTESITTDVVLVGGGHTHALVLRRWGMAPLPGVRLTLLSDLVDTPYSGMLPSYVAGRYSFDEAHIDLRPLTRFAQCRLVVDRAVGLDLPRQRVLCANHPPLAYDVLSIDTGSTPATLTVPGAADYAIAAKPVPELLRQWQHIVEAVKANPQPPLTLGVVGGGVGGVELTIALHERLVGLLSDRGESPDNLTLHLFHRGEELAAERNHWTRQRLEQVLRSRGIHLHLNEAVVAVSLDESTGQRLVQGSSGLTVGCDRLFWVTSAAAPPWLQASGLSLTDKGFIQVGDTLQTLSHPNVFAAGDVATMVNHPRPKAGVFAVRQGPPLADNLRRYIQGQPLKPFRPQRQFLSLIETGNGNAIADRGPFSIKSPLAHRWKDHIDRKFMARFRDLPIGQMSSSSSPPPSSSSSSPPPPPPPAPAAAQKSAVPPCPRPCAGCGKSFPSYPMKPC; encoded by the coding sequence ATGCAGACTGAATCGATTACAACCGATGTGGTGCTGGTGGGCGGCGGCCACACCCACGCCCTGGTGCTGCGGCGGTGGGGCATGGCGCCCCTGCCGGGGGTGCGGCTGACGCTGCTCAGCGACCTGGTGGATACGCCCTACTCGGGCATGCTGCCCAGCTACGTGGCCGGACGCTACAGCTTTGATGAGGCCCACATTGACCTGCGTCCTCTGACCCGCTTTGCCCAGTGCCGTCTGGTAGTCGATCGCGCCGTGGGGCTCGACCTGCCCCGCCAGCGGGTGCTGTGCGCTAACCATCCGCCCCTCGCCTACGATGTGCTGTCGATCGACACGGGCAGTACCCCAGCCACACTGACGGTCCCCGGAGCCGCTGACTACGCCATTGCCGCCAAGCCCGTACCCGAGCTGCTGCGCCAGTGGCAGCACATTGTGGAAGCGGTCAAAGCCAATCCTCAACCCCCCCTCACGCTTGGGGTTGTGGGCGGCGGCGTGGGCGGTGTGGAGCTGACCATTGCCCTGCACGAGCGGCTGGTGGGGCTGCTGAGCGATCGCGGTGAATCGCCCGACAATCTCACCCTGCACCTGTTTCACCGGGGCGAGGAGCTGGCGGCTGAGCGCAACCACTGGACCCGCCAGCGCCTGGAGCAGGTGCTCAGGTCGCGCGGCATTCACCTTCACCTCAATGAAGCCGTGGTCGCAGTATCGCTAGACGAATCCACTGGACAACGCCTGGTGCAGGGATCTTCGGGACTGACGGTGGGCTGCGATCGCCTCTTCTGGGTGACCAGCGCCGCCGCCCCCCCCTGGCTGCAAGCCTCGGGCCTCTCCCTCACCGACAAAGGCTTCATTCAGGTGGGCGACACCCTACAAACCCTCTCCCACCCCAATGTGTTTGCCGCGGGCGATGTGGCCACCATGGTGAATCACCCCCGCCCCAAAGCCGGAGTATTTGCCGTGCGCCAGGGGCCACCCCTGGCTGACAACCTGCGCCGCTACATCCAGGGCCAGCCGCTGAAACCCTTTCGGCCCCAGCGACAGTTCCTCAGCCTGATCGAAACCGGCAACGGCAATGCGATCGCCGATCGCGGCCCCTTTTCAATCAAGTCCCCCCTGGCCCACCGCTGGAAAGACCACATCGATCGCAAATTCATGGCCCGCTTCCGCGATCTCCCCATCGGCCAGATGTCCTCCTCATCTTCCCCACCCCCCTCATCTTCCTCATCTTCCCCCCCTCCCCCTCCCCCCCCTGCGCCGGCTGCGGCTCAAAAGTCGGCAGTACCGCCCTGTCCGAGGCCCTGCGCCGGGTGCGGCAAGAGTTTCCCGAGCTACCCCATGAAGCCGTGCTGA
- the selD gene encoding selenide, water dikinase SelD: MRQEFPELPHEAVLIGLDAPDDAAVVTVPPGQVMVHTVDYFTALVDDPFVFAQICLKHCLSDLYAMGATPYTVLATVQIPYATPVKQAEMLYQILAGTHKGLLASGTPLVGGHTVVGPQLALGFACNGVAEPTQLLRKGGMQPGDRLILTQPLGTGTLFAADMQGKAKGRWIEAAIASMLTPNRAAAEIVRAHGATACTDVTGFGLAGHLLEMVRASGVTATINLDTLPVLAGAANTLAAGIISTLQPQNLQAAEFIDPVGIRHPLYPLLFDPQTAGGLLAAVPARQGQSCLAALQRQGYDQAAIVGEVTAAGGPWPLTLKQA, translated from the coding sequence GTGCGGCAAGAGTTTCCCGAGCTACCCCATGAAGCCGTGCTGATTGGCCTGGATGCCCCCGACGATGCCGCCGTGGTCACTGTCCCCCCCGGTCAGGTGATGGTGCACACCGTAGACTATTTCACCGCCCTGGTCGATGACCCGTTTGTGTTTGCTCAGATCTGCCTCAAGCACTGCCTCAGCGACCTGTACGCCATGGGCGCGACTCCCTACACGGTACTGGCGACGGTGCAAATTCCCTACGCCACCCCGGTCAAACAGGCCGAGATGCTGTACCAGATTCTGGCCGGCACCCACAAAGGACTCCTCGCCAGCGGCACTCCCCTGGTGGGCGGCCACACGGTGGTTGGGCCGCAGCTGGCCCTGGGCTTTGCCTGCAACGGGGTAGCCGAGCCCACCCAACTGCTGCGCAAGGGCGGCATGCAGCCGGGAGACAGGCTGATTTTGACCCAGCCCCTGGGCACCGGCACCCTGTTTGCCGCCGACATGCAGGGCAAAGCCAAGGGGCGGTGGATCGAGGCGGCGATCGCCTCCATGCTCACCCCCAACCGGGCCGCCGCCGAGATCGTTCGCGCCCACGGGGCCACCGCCTGCACCGACGTCACCGGCTTTGGCCTGGCCGGGCACCTGCTGGAAATGGTGCGGGCCTCCGGGGTCACCGCTACCATCAATCTCGACACACTGCCCGTGCTAGCCGGTGCCGCCAACACCCTAGCAGCAGGGATAATCAGCACCCTTCAGCCCCAAAACCTCCAGGCCGCTGAGTTCATCGACCCCGTTGGCATCAGGCATCCCCTCTACCCGTTGCTATTCGATCCCCAAACTGCCGGGGGGTTGCTGGCCGCCGTACCCGCCCGCCAGGGCCAGAGCTGCCTGGCAGCGTTGCAGCGACAGGGGTACGATCAGGCGGCGATCGTCGGGGAGGTTACCGCCGCCGGGGGGCCCTGGCCGTTGACCCTGAAGCAGGCGTAG
- a CDS encoding putative bifunctional diguanylate cyclase/phosphodiesterase, protein MERKVILVVEDEVVIAMDLQATLIELGYEVPAIVTSGEAAIAAALDLGPDLVLMDICLSDGVDGIAAAAQITQALDIPVIYLTAYADDDTLARASLTTPFGYILKPFEARELRANIEIAFYKHRFEQTLKENRQWLLAVLNSISEGVAASDASGLIKFMNPVAEAMTGWAQAEAIGRSPAEVFQLVDEVTRTLIENPLLRSLREHNTVYLPDNVLLLTRAGYETPVADSAAPIYNNRGQTEGAVMVLRDSTNQRRMEAQLEHNALHDTLTQLPNRALFLDRLQQAVDRQARSPEFGFVVMLVDLDRFKVINDTLGHLVGDQLLVEVAPRLKASLRSVDTVARLGGDEFAILLDGVTDVTTACYSAERIINELKKPFAINGHDLFISASVGIVLSSIPYGGTVDLLRDADIAMYQAKRQGQGSYRVFNADMHHQAQVLMRREQALTQAIAHNQLRVHYQPIVWLDTQAVASLEALVRWQKPGEGLLSPDQFIPLAEDIGVITHIDQWVLRQACQQLQTWQQMGTGGWGMADGGIVRDAHSTEPSPTIAINVNLSSNHFAKNNLVKIFAGILQDTGLEGHYLKLEITESVFIENAKEAAAMLAELKRLNVQICLDDFGTGYSSLSYLHQFPIDMVKIDRSFIKGIATDTEKLEIVRAIINLCHTLGMAVTAEGIETPRQRDILLELGCEYGQGYLFAQPLDGATITQALQR, encoded by the coding sequence ATGGAGAGAAAAGTAATTTTAGTCGTAGAAGATGAAGTGGTGATTGCGATGGACTTGCAGGCCACCCTCATCGAACTGGGCTACGAAGTCCCTGCAATTGTCACCTCTGGGGAGGCGGCAATTGCAGCGGCCCTGGACCTGGGCCCCGATCTGGTGCTGATGGATATTTGCCTCAGCGATGGGGTGGATGGGATTGCCGCCGCTGCCCAAATTACCCAGGCTTTAGACATTCCGGTTATCTATCTCACCGCCTACGCCGACGACGATACCCTCGCCCGCGCCAGTCTCACGACCCCCTTTGGCTATATTCTCAAGCCCTTTGAAGCCCGGGAGTTGCGCGCCAATATCGAAATCGCCTTTTACAAACACCGGTTTGAGCAAACCCTCAAAGAAAACCGCCAGTGGCTGCTGGCCGTGCTCAACAGCATCAGTGAGGGGGTGGCCGCCAGCGACGCCAGCGGCCTGATTAAATTTATGAATCCGGTGGCTGAAGCGATGACCGGCTGGGCCCAGGCCGAAGCCATTGGCCGATCGCCGGCCGAAGTGTTTCAATTGGTCGACGAGGTGACGCGCACCCTGATCGAAAATCCGCTGCTGCGATCGCTGCGGGAGCACAACACCGTGTACCTGCCTGACAATGTGCTGCTGCTGACCCGCGCCGGCTATGAAACCCCGGTCGCAGATAGTGCCGCTCCGATTTACAACAATCGCGGCCAAACCGAAGGGGCGGTGATGGTCCTGCGCGACAGCACCAACCAGCGCCGCATGGAGGCCCAGCTTGAGCACAATGCTCTGCACGATACCCTGACCCAGCTGCCCAACCGGGCGCTGTTTCTGGATCGGCTACAGCAGGCGGTCGATCGCCAGGCGCGATCGCCGGAGTTTGGCTTTGTGGTCATGCTGGTGGATCTCGATCGCTTCAAAGTTATCAACGACACCCTGGGGCACCTGGTGGGCGATCAGCTCCTGGTGGAGGTAGCGCCGCGGCTGAAAGCGAGTTTGCGGTCCGTTGATACGGTCGCCCGCCTGGGGGGGGACGAGTTTGCGATTTTGCTGGACGGTGTGACCGATGTCACGACCGCCTGCTACAGTGCCGAACGGATTATTAATGAGCTCAAAAAGCCCTTCGCCATCAACGGTCACGACCTCTTTATCAGCGCCAGTGTCGGCATCGTCCTGAGTTCGATTCCCTACGGGGGCACGGTTGATCTCCTGCGCGATGCCGACATTGCCATGTACCAAGCCAAGCGCCAAGGCCAGGGTAGCTACCGGGTGTTCAATGCCGATATGCACCACCAGGCCCAAGTGCTGATGCGGCGCGAGCAGGCCCTGACCCAGGCGATCGCCCACAACCAACTGCGGGTTCACTACCAGCCTATTGTCTGGCTGGACACCCAGGCGGTGGCCAGTCTGGAGGCCCTGGTCCGCTGGCAGAAACCGGGGGAAGGGCTACTCTCTCCCGATCAGTTCATTCCCCTGGCAGAGGATATTGGGGTGATTACCCATATCGATCAGTGGGTCTTGCGCCAGGCCTGCCAACAGCTCCAGACCTGGCAGCAGATGGGAACGGGAGGCTGGGGTATGGCAGATGGCGGCATCGTTAGGGATGCTCACAGCACCGAGCCAAGCCCCACCATAGCCATCAACGTCAACCTGTCGAGCAATCACTTTGCCAAGAACAATCTGGTCAAAATCTTTGCGGGCATTTTGCAGGACACGGGGCTGGAAGGCCACTACTTAAAACTCGAGATTACCGAAAGCGTATTTATTGAAAATGCAAAAGAAGCGGCCGCGATGCTGGCGGAGCTGAAGCGGCTCAACGTGCAGATTTGCCTGGACGATTTTGGCACCGGCTACTCATCGCTTAGCTACCTGCATCAGTTTCCGATAGACATGGTCAAAATCGATCGCTCCTTTATTAAGGGCATCGCCACCGACACCGAAAAACTGGAGATTGTGCGCGCCATTATCAATCTGTGCCACACCCTGGGCATGGCCGTGACCGCCGAAGGCATTGAAACCCCTCGGCAGCGCGATATTTTGCTGGAGCTGGGCTGTGAGTACGGCCAGGGCTACCTGTTTGCCCAGCCTCTCGACGGCGCAACGATTACCCAAGCCCTACAGCGTTGA